A region of Xylocopa sonorina isolate GNS202 chromosome 13, iyXylSono1_principal, whole genome shotgun sequence DNA encodes the following proteins:
- the LOC143430184 gene encoding uncharacterized protein LOC143430184: MALLYRFAQLPDSNGTRIFSFVVTRNVVRDPERDVTSKELVCGFQRWSVAFSRGNKVLGAYLVWRGASRNLRVYVDFTFTLLNREHFSMNEGFSGKRVKFTYEAPAQGNRNYIPVSDLYNRNFADTNGEFQLELSMANVRTVYMTDLKMPSSTFPAGQSKSNKLETDCFAFGGFDWILVIYPHGNKELEGFRGHDSCVSVYLMRMSGLDHRCRVRYSVSLGEGDRRIDSGQIEDLSDLSDAERCGFGWHPRVRWSEIAHKGVVRVSLEMVEARTICEVAVQARGSSVLPATPCYDRDKQAWTVRADLHSDTVRLHLVYKDIHNVPRNHLRYISWSAYLLRDEEPSTVAISLPGGPFSRYYAQDSADEGIIMETNLDTNEVKENHCPFLTDKGQLRIRLEWNESHLLFQATYHKYDDVCRIHNQQMRREIASLQAENYSLERQLFSYQKSLAYTQAQQQQQQQHQNQQHHGGHQAHLERSASTDTEYA, from the exons ATGGCTCTGCTGTACAGGTTCGCGCAACTGCCCGATAGCAAtggcacgcggatattctcgtTCGTTGTCACCAGGAACGTGGTACGGGACCCTGAAAGAGACGTAACCAGCAAAGAGCTCGTCTGCGGCTTCCAACGATGGTCGGTTGCGTTTTCACGTGGGAACAAG GTGCTCGGAGCGTATCTGGTATGGCGCGGGGCGTCGAGGAACCTGCGCGTCTACGTGGACTTCACGTTCACGCTGCTGAACCGGGAGCACTTCTCGATGAACGAGGGGTTCTCTGGGAAACGCGTCAAGTTCACGTACGAGGCGCCCGCCCAGGGCAACCGGAATTACATACCAGTGTCGGACCTCTACAACCGGAACTTCGCCGACACGAACGGCGAGTTTCAGCTGGAATTGTCGATGGCGAACGTGAGGACCGTCTACATGACCGACCTTAAGATGCCAAGCAGCACGTTCCCAGCTGGACAGTCAAAGTCGAACAAGCTGGAGACCGACTGCTTCGCTTTTGGAGGCTTCGACTGGATCCTGGTGATCTATCCTCACGGGAACAAAGAGCTAGAGGGGTTCCGCGGCCACGACAGCTGCGTCAGTGTCTATTTGATGAGGATGAGCGGGCTCGACCATCGATGCAGAGTCAGATACAGCGTGTCCTTGGGCGAGGGTGACCGTAGGATCGATTCGGGGCAGATCGAGGACCTGTCCGATCTGTCCGACGCGGAGAGATGCGGATTCGGATGGCATCCGCGAGTCAGATGGTCTGAGATCGCGCACAAGGGTGTCGTGCGTGTGTCCTTGGAGATGGTGGAAGCCAGGACCATCTGCGAAGTCGCGGTACAGGCACGGGGGTCCTCGGTTCTACCGGCTACCCCTTGCTACGATCGCGATAAACAAGCCTGGACTGTTCGAGCCGATCTGCACTCGGACACGGTTAGGTTGCATCTGGTCTACAAGGATATTCATAATGTCCCACGGAATCATTTGAG GTATATCAGCTGGTCAGCCTATCTCCTGCGAGACGAGGAGCCAAGCACTGTCGCGATCAGCTTACCCGGCGGCCCGTTCAGCCGCTACTACGCCCAAGACTCCGCGGACGAAGGCATCATCATGGAGACGAATCTGGACACGAACGAGGTGAAGGAGAACCACTGTCCGTTCCTGACGGACAAGGGGCAACTGAGGATCCGGCTGGAGTGGAACGAGAGCCACTTGCTGTTCCAGGCGACCTACCACAAATACGACGACGTGTGCCGCATCCACAACCAACAGATGAGACGGGAGATCGCCTCGTTGCAGGCAGAGAACTATAGCCTGGAAAGGCAGCTGTTCAGTTATCAGAAAAGCCTCGCGTACACGCAggcgcagcagcagcaacagcaacagcatcaGAACCAACAGCACCACGGTGGCCATCAGGCCCACTTGGAGAGGTCAGCGTCCACAGACACCGAATATGCCTGA